TATCTACTTGCTTATTACTGCTGACAAAGTATCGGCTAAAGTAATTCAATGAATTCGGTGGCTGAAGCAGAAATCAGAGTCTTCTGAAATGAACACAGGTGAGTGTACGAAGGTGATGTGGCATCTTAGTCAGCGAGAGTCATCTCAAAGTGAGTTCAGATCTCCACCCATCTTTCTTAACCTTTCTTGCAAGCTGGTTGATGAAGAGAGGGCTCTCATCATCTCCACTCTGATGATTTCCCAGGCGCAGTCATtgtattccttttctttcagGTAGACATGGATGTCCTGGAAGTACTTCTTCACAGTCAGAATGGGGCCCATCCTTCCCATGTCAGAGTCCTTCTCTCCCATCACTGGGCCCAGGCAGGCGTCCAGGTCCTCCAGCTGCTGTTGGAGCCCAGTGCAGAGCTGCTCCAGGAGGGTGGTGTTCCAGGCAGCAGACGAGTGCTCTATGTGGAAGAGGTTGAAGCACTGCTGGAGCATCTCGTGGAGCACAGAGATAGCCTGATCCTTCTGGAGCTGGTtgccctccaccatctcctgaggAAGACCAAAGTCTTTTCTGTCCTGCAGACAGGGATGAGGAGAGAGTCTGTTCATTTGGGCCAGGAGCCTGAGGTTCTCCCTGGCACCTAGCATGTGGTCCTCAGACAGGTAACAACCCAGAGATCGTCCCGGGCCGTAGCTGACCAGCACCAGGGCCATCAGTAGAGAGAGCACGAAGGCCATGGGGAAGATGTGGCTGCTGCTGGGCTGGCTGAGATGGGGTCTGGGTGAACCTTCAGGTAGGTTCTCTGATGATGATCGTTCTAAGCAAGGCTTTTAAATAGGGAAGACGGTACTCATTATCCGAAAATTTCTCTCTCACTTCCTGTTTGTGTTTTCAGTTAGATATTTTCTATTTGACCTAGGAAGTGTAGTCAATCTAAACTCTTAATTTTTACAGTAGAAGTTTAATTTTCCCAATAAAATTTGGGTTTGTCAATGTAAATGTATATCAATTAAATGAGAAACTAAATAAAGGCTGAAGTTATGTAAGTATGCAAAGACTTATAGATGTGTACATAGTTATTATGTACAAATTtaggtataatatatataaacattcctTTTGTTTATCTTATCTCAGGAATATAATTTTCCGTTGATTCTTAACTGCATTTTTCCCTCCTTATCTTACACATAGAAATGCAGAGTCACTCAGGCCATATTgatgtttgtattttcttttctgtctcacaGAGGATAAGCTTGTAATTAAGGGTGAATGAACTACTCAgttgtttctgttcttttgagAACATTCATTCAGGTTCCTGAGATTACATTTCACTGGGGCCACAAGATGCCGAGAGTGAAGTATTTCCCGCCATATCAGTAAACCAGGATGACACAGTCATCAAGAGTTTCCAGCCCTCCAGGGCGCTCAGGGAGGGGGAATACACCtgtgggctcagttcagttcagtctctcagtcgtgtcccaattttgtgaccccatgaattgcagcacactaggcctccttgtccatcaccaactcccagagttcacccaacctcacgtgcatcaagtcggtgatgccatccagccatctcatcctctgttgtccccttttcctcctgctcccaatccctcccagcatcagagtcttttccagtgagtcaactcttcacatgtggtggccaaagtattggagtttcagctttggcatcagtccttccaaagaacacccaagactgatctcctttaggatggacttggatctccttgtagtccaagaaactctcaagagtcttctccaacaccgcagttcaaaagcatcaattctttggcgctcagctttcttcacaatccaacactcaaatccatacatgaccacaggaaaaaccatagccttgactagacggacttttattggccaagtaatgtctctgctttttactatgctatctgggttggtcataactttccttccaaggagtaagcgtcttttaatttcatggctgcaatcaccatctgcagtgattttggagccccaaaaaataaagtctgacactgtttccccatctatttcccatgaagtgatgggaccagatgccatgatattcattttctgaatgttgagctttaagccaacgttttcactctcctcttcactttcatcaagaggctttttagttcctcttcactttctgccataagggttggtgtcatctgcatatctgaggttattgatatttctcccaggattcttgaatccagcttgtgcttcttccagcccagcatttctcacgctgtcctctgcatataagataaataagcagggtgacaacatacagccttgatgtactccttttcctatttggaaccagtctgttgttccatgtccagttctaactgttgcttcctgacctgcatataggtttctaaagaggcaggtcaggtggtctaggtttcccatctctttcagaatattctagagtttattgtgatccacacagtcaaaggctttgtcatagtcaataaagcagaaatagattgtttttctggaactctcttcctttttccatgatggGAATTTGattgttggccatttgatctctggttcctctgccttttcaacaGCTACCAAATTGCAGCTACTCCCTAAGGTGAGCCCAAGGCAACTCAGGAAGTGAAAAAATGCAAGATGCAAGAAAATGCAAGGAAAGGTGCCCCAGGAGAGCTGAGATTGAGGAAAGGAATgttttcagtgagcccagacactTGCCTCTTCCCATACAaaggaaaagtgctaaattccttaacttgagatagctggttttctttaattcgcAAAACtactttgatgttcagactacctccCCTTTCTTGCAAACTCCTATATAACCTgactcttcccttctcctccttggaGCAATCTCTCAGGATGAATTGATATACTGCCTGCCGAATTCCCATCAAATAAAGCATAActttcaacttttaggttgtcattatttctttatgttttttaaattaacttatttattttaattggaggctacttactttataatattgtagtgggttttgccatacactgacatgaatcacccatgggcgtacatgtgtcccccatcctgaacacccctctcGCCACCCTCCCTGTCCCATTCCCTCAGTGTGGTCCCAGCGCACCAACCCTGAGCGCCGTGTCACATTCATAACACCGGGACTGGCGATCTACGTCACATACGGTATagtacatatttcaatgctattctctcaaatcatcccaccctcaccttctcacatggagtccaaaattctgttccttgcatctatgtctcttttgctgttttctttctgacttacttcactgtgtataataggctccagatcAACAGTCAGAAACAATATACAAGACATGACGGTTTCTTTCAACCTGCTTTTTATGGTAGAcctattggagaagaaaatggcaacccactctagtattcttgcctagaaaagcccatgtacggaggaacctagtaggctacagtccttggagttgcaaagagtcggacatgactgagagacttcactttcacttttatagtcTTGCACTGGCTGTGCCAATATCCCCACCAGTAATCCTGCTTCTTTTCTGGTGCATGTAGGTGTGAAGATTCTAATTCCAAGGTAAATAATTGTCTTTCCAGCACCACCTCACTCACAAGGTGGTTATCACCTCTAGTAGCACTTTTCCTCTGGAATGACAGTGTCCTCAACCAAACTCTCTGGGTCTCACCCATGAGGGCAGGCTAACTGCATCCTGAGAACTTCAGAATTCTACTGTGGAGAGACTTGTCTTTTGTTTGCAAAATCATTCATCTTCCAGCATCCCCACCCTCTCCTGTGCAGTGTTTGTGTGAAGGAGGGGAGTTCTCAGTGATGACCTCCTCTTCTCCTGATCCATGTCCCCAGGTATCAAGTGTCAGCAGCCCTCAAATGCTGAGAGATAAAGTGCGGAGAGCTAAGTACGTGGAGGCATTATCCAATGGCAATTGTTACACCTTTGGtagacaatttttattttgccaCTACAGCTTTTATCGCTCAATTCTTTTACTTAAAGTGTTCAAGATTTGTTTTGCTCAGAATTTCTGCGTCGGGTATAGGGAATTCAGTGATGATGTAATGTAATATCAAAAGCTTCTGTCACAGAAATCAGTGCCCTTCAGTTGTTCATTCAGTCTACATCTTTCTGTTGGGCTGTCTTGTTGATCCATCTCTGTCTTGTGCTCAGAATGCAGAGCAGTGAGGCCCAGGCTGTGTCAGGGAGACATAGCCTTGTTTCTATACTTATTCttgatgttttgttttaaatttaaagaacagcaaaaaaaatttaagaacttGTTTTCTGCATATTGATTTACTGGCCAGTTTGTCTCTCTCCTGCTGTGTTCCTTTACATTTCATCCTAGGGTtaatgaaaaaggaaggaaaagaatggcAGAGGGCGTCACcatattttctgtgatttttaagaCGAGAGATTTTTTGTTTCTCATGTCAACTTTCCTGAAAGACAAAACTTGATGGCTGTTTgtggacaaaaataaaacaaatataacttTGAAGTCCATGAAAGAGAATATAGACAAATGCCTCTTTTGCTGACGCTATGGCAAAGTGTAAGTTAAATCTAAAGAAGGTCAACCAAAAAATGGAAGGAATcataatatttgaaagttgtcCAACAGTCTCAAAGACAGCCATTtgcacgtgctaagtcacttctgtcacgtctgtctgcccatgggattctccaggcaagaatactggagtgggttaccatttc
This is a stretch of genomic DNA from Bos javanicus breed banteng chromosome 8, ARS-OSU_banteng_1.0, whole genome shotgun sequence. It encodes these proteins:
- the LOC133252503 gene encoding interferon tau-3, with protein sequence MAFVLSLLMALVLVSYGPGRSLGCYLSEDHMLGARENLRLLAQMNRLSPHPCLQDRKDFGLPQEMVEGNQLQKDQAISVLHEMLQQCFNLFHIEHSSAAWNTTLLEQLCTGLQQQLEDLDACLGPVMGEKDSDMGRMGPILTVKKYFQDIHVYLKEKEYNDCAWEIIRVEMMRALSSSTSLQERLRKMGGDLNSL